A region from the Clavibacter sp. A6099 genome encodes:
- a CDS encoding ABC transporter substrate-binding protein: MSLSISRRVLLGTVAVGTAMALAGCASGDPTDPTGGQPASAAPTDTISVGSAAFGENVILAEVYAQALEANDVKVTRNLQIGEREVYLKALEEGSIDLIPEYTGNLLAAYDADSTATSSDDVFAALGAALPDGFEVLDESPAEDKDSYNVTKEYSETNGVTSLSDLKGKTVRVGGGAVLGEREYGIPGLTATYGIDASLVTIEDQGGPNTVKALLDGQVDMANIYSTTPSILDNDFVTLTDPENLIKAQNVVPLVNTAKMNPDVTAILDKVSAALTTEDLTAMNRRNQGDEKAEPAAIAADWLKEKALF; this comes from the coding sequence ATGTCCCTCAGCATCTCCCGCCGGGTCCTCCTCGGCACCGTCGCGGTCGGCACCGCGATGGCCCTCGCCGGCTGCGCGTCCGGCGACCCCACCGATCCCACCGGCGGCCAGCCCGCATCGGCAGCCCCCACCGACACGATCTCCGTCGGCTCGGCCGCGTTCGGCGAGAACGTCATCCTCGCGGAGGTCTACGCGCAGGCGCTCGAGGCCAACGACGTGAAGGTCACGCGCAACCTGCAGATCGGCGAGCGCGAGGTCTACCTCAAGGCGCTCGAGGAGGGGTCCATCGACCTCATCCCCGAGTACACGGGCAACCTGCTCGCGGCGTACGACGCCGACTCGACCGCCACCTCCAGCGACGACGTGTTCGCCGCTCTCGGCGCCGCTCTGCCGGACGGGTTCGAGGTGCTCGACGAGTCGCCCGCCGAGGACAAGGACTCGTACAACGTCACGAAGGAGTACTCGGAGACCAACGGCGTCACGAGCCTCTCCGACCTCAAGGGCAAGACCGTCCGCGTGGGCGGCGGCGCGGTCCTGGGCGAGCGCGAGTACGGGATCCCCGGGCTGACGGCCACGTACGGCATCGACGCCAGCCTCGTCACCATCGAGGACCAGGGCGGCCCGAACACCGTCAAGGCGCTCCTCGACGGCCAGGTCGACATGGCGAACATCTACTCGACCACGCCGTCGATCCTCGACAACGACTTCGTCACGCTCACCGACCCGGAGAACCTCATCAAGGCGCAGAACGTCGTGCCGCTGGTGAACACCGCGAAGATGAACCCCGACGTCACCGCGATCCTCGACAAGGTGTCGGCCGCGCTGACCACCGAGGACCTCACCGCGATGAACCGCCGCAACCAGGGCGACGAGAAGGCCGAGCCGGCCGCGATCGCCGCCGACTGGCTGAAGGAGAAGGCCCTCTTCTAG
- a CDS encoding type III polyketide synthase — protein sequence MIAAIRSIATALPPTVLAQDGVRDLFGSQPELGRLGTRLVSAAFGASGIRTRHTVIRELGTAPGMAGADAGIEAGDGDPVFYDRASGLILTPGTGARNDTYIREAPALLLDAARQAVAEAAGIEASDVTHVVTVSCTGFYAPGPDYQVVRGLGLGASTQRFHLGFMGCYGAFPALRMAAQFCAADPDAVVLVVCVELCSLHLHSSNDADTIVASSVFGDGAAAAVVTARPAPAGSTVLDLDAFETVLTPVGEDDMAWTIGDQGFDMVLSSYVPRIIDEHITGALEPLWAQVPALEGVAPAEIEDWAIHPGGRSILDRVEGRLALAPAQLEASRSTLAEVGNMSSATVLFVLRRILHRTPPADVPGRPDVAEAAPTAASGPGAGRVCAMAFGPGLTVETALMTRRTA from the coding sequence CTGATCGCCGCCATCCGGTCGATCGCCACGGCCCTGCCGCCGACCGTCCTCGCGCAGGACGGCGTCCGGGACCTCTTCGGGAGCCAGCCGGAGCTCGGGCGGCTCGGCACGCGGCTCGTGTCCGCGGCCTTCGGGGCGTCCGGGATCCGCACGCGGCACACGGTGATCCGCGAGCTCGGCACCGCGCCGGGCATGGCGGGCGCCGACGCGGGCATCGAGGCCGGCGACGGCGATCCGGTGTTCTACGACCGGGCGAGCGGGCTGATCCTCACGCCCGGCACCGGTGCGCGCAACGACACGTACATCCGCGAGGCCCCCGCCCTGCTGCTCGACGCGGCGCGGCAGGCGGTCGCGGAGGCGGCCGGGATCGAGGCCTCCGACGTGACGCACGTCGTCACCGTCTCCTGCACGGGGTTCTACGCGCCCGGACCCGACTACCAGGTCGTGCGCGGCCTCGGCCTCGGCGCGTCCACCCAGCGCTTCCACCTCGGCTTCATGGGCTGCTACGGCGCGTTCCCCGCGCTCAGAATGGCCGCCCAGTTCTGCGCCGCCGACCCGGACGCCGTCGTCCTCGTCGTGTGCGTGGAGCTCTGCTCGCTGCACCTGCACTCGTCCAACGACGCCGACACGATCGTCGCCTCGTCCGTCTTCGGGGACGGCGCGGCGGCCGCGGTCGTCACCGCGCGGCCCGCGCCCGCCGGATCCACCGTGCTCGACCTCGACGCGTTCGAGACCGTCCTCACGCCCGTGGGCGAGGACGACATGGCGTGGACCATCGGCGACCAGGGCTTCGACATGGTCCTGTCGAGCTACGTGCCGAGGATCATCGACGAGCACATCACGGGCGCCCTCGAGCCGCTGTGGGCGCAGGTCCCGGCGCTCGAGGGCGTCGCCCCCGCGGAGATCGAGGACTGGGCCATCCACCCGGGCGGCCGCAGCATCCTCGACCGGGTCGAGGGCCGGCTCGCGCTCGCGCCCGCCCAGCTCGAGGCCTCGCGGTCGACGCTCGCGGAGGTCGGCAACATGTCGAGCGCGACGGTGCTGTTCGTGCTCCGGCGGATCCTGCACCGGACGCCGCCAGCCGACGTGCCCGGCCGGCCCGACGTCGCGGAGGCCGCACCGACGGCGGCGTCCGGGCCGGGCGCGGGGCGGGTGTGCGCCATGGCGTTCGGTCCCGGCCTCACGGTCGAGACCGCGCTCATGACGCGCCGGACCGCCTGA
- a CDS encoding DUF3618 domain-containing protein yields the protein MAKKKSPTGEVSVLGAVTTVAREVRKHKTVAESAPQGEGANIPPAPKRSPEELKRDIQAGRDQLARTVRELETALDVPARASELKADAAGRARAIRDDVTTRVRTTGRDISRRTRAFAKKDPAVAASIGAGAVAVVLAVGAAVVSGGRR from the coding sequence ATGGCCAAGAAGAAGTCCCCGACCGGCGAGGTCAGCGTCCTGGGCGCCGTGACGACGGTGGCCCGCGAGGTCCGCAAGCACAAGACGGTGGCCGAGTCGGCGCCGCAGGGCGAGGGCGCGAACATCCCGCCCGCGCCCAAGCGCAGCCCCGAGGAGCTGAAGCGCGACATCCAGGCGGGCCGCGACCAGCTCGCGCGCACCGTCCGCGAGCTCGAGACCGCGCTCGACGTGCCGGCCCGGGCGTCCGAGCTGAAGGCCGACGCCGCGGGGCGGGCCCGCGCGATCCGCGACGACGTCACGACGCGCGTCCGCACCACCGGACGGGACATCTCGCGCCGCACGCGCGCGTTCGCGAAGAAGGACCCGGCGGTCGCGGCGTCGATCGGCGCGGGCGCCGTCGCCGTCGTGCTCGCGGTGGGCGCGGCCGTCGTCTCCGGCGGCCGACGCTGA
- a CDS encoding GNAT family N-acetyltransferase, translating to MRIRPAEPRDIDDLLEIRNHAILTGTALWTEEPVDRAEREAWFRETTEAGDPILVAEVDGAFAGYGTYGPWRRLSGYRFSVEDSVYVRDGFQGQGIGRALVEAVIEHARAAGKRAVFADIEAGNRGSIRLHERLGFRQVGLLPGIGWKFGRPLDLSILHLPLVDDGAAEATGQAG from the coding sequence ATGAGGATCCGCCCCGCCGAGCCCCGTGACATCGACGACCTGCTGGAGATCCGCAACCACGCGATCCTCACCGGCACCGCCCTCTGGACCGAGGAGCCGGTCGACCGCGCCGAGCGCGAGGCGTGGTTCCGGGAGACGACGGAGGCGGGCGACCCGATCCTCGTCGCCGAGGTCGACGGGGCGTTCGCGGGCTACGGCACCTACGGGCCCTGGCGGCGCCTGTCCGGCTACCGCTTCTCGGTGGAGGACTCGGTCTACGTGCGCGACGGGTTCCAGGGGCAGGGCATCGGCCGCGCGCTGGTGGAGGCGGTCATCGAGCACGCGCGAGCGGCCGGGAAGCGCGCCGTGTTCGCGGACATCGAGGCCGGCAACCGGGGATCCATCCGCCTGCACGAGCGGCTCGGCTTCCGGCAGGTGGGGCTGCTGCCCGGGATCGGGTGGAAGTTCGGGCGCCCGCTGGACCTCTCGATCCTGCACCTGCCGCTGGTCGACGACGGAGCGGCCGAGGCCACGGGCCAGGCGGGCTGA
- a CDS encoding ABC transporter permease: MNLFAEAFGLVFDASRWSGATGTGVRLGEHLSYTFLAIFLAALVAVPAGLYIGHTGRGRTIAVSVSGGFRALPTLGVLVLFGLVFGIGLTGPMITFAILGIPPLLAGVYAGLQAVDRATVDAARAVGMTEWQILGKVEIPLALPLIISGFRAATLQVISTVTLGAYLGLGGLGPDIFTGLTTSNYPLMVSASILVTVLALVVDGVLAIVQRLVVPRGVVAAAGRPSDSARASSRPAVSTTS, encoded by the coding sequence GTGAACCTGTTCGCCGAGGCGTTCGGCCTCGTCTTCGACGCGAGCCGCTGGAGCGGAGCGACCGGCACGGGCGTCCGGCTGGGGGAGCACCTCTCCTACACGTTCCTCGCCATCTTCCTGGCGGCGCTCGTCGCGGTCCCCGCCGGGCTCTACATCGGCCACACCGGGCGCGGCCGCACCATCGCGGTCTCGGTCTCCGGCGGTTTCCGAGCCCTCCCCACGCTCGGCGTCCTCGTCCTCTTCGGGCTCGTCTTCGGGATCGGCCTGACCGGCCCGATGATCACGTTCGCGATCCTCGGGATCCCGCCGCTGCTCGCCGGCGTCTACGCGGGGCTGCAGGCCGTGGACCGGGCGACCGTCGACGCCGCTCGCGCCGTCGGGATGACCGAGTGGCAGATCCTCGGGAAGGTCGAGATCCCGCTGGCCCTGCCGCTCATCATCAGCGGCTTCCGGGCCGCGACCCTGCAGGTCATCAGCACCGTGACCCTGGGCGCCTACCTCGGGCTCGGCGGCCTCGGCCCCGACATCTTCACCGGCCTCACGACGAGCAACTACCCGCTGATGGTGTCCGCCTCCATCCTCGTCACCGTCCTCGCGCTGGTCGTGGACGGCGTGCTCGCGATCGTCCAGCGCCTCGTCGTCCCCCGAGGCGTCGTCGCCGCGGCGGGCCGTCCCTCCGACTCCGCCCGTGCCTCGTCGAGGCCGGCGGTCAGCACCACCTCCTGA
- a CDS encoding UbiA family prenyltransferase, which yields MIRRLRLLALSSHPGPTATVTVLAAVLAVALGYGAGRVVAVALAVLLGQLSIGLSNDWIDAERDRSVARADKPVARGEVTVGLVRVAALVTAAACGVASAALGPAFLLAHGVLVGAGWAYNAGLKRTAVSVLPFVVAFGILPTVVALGGADPVPAAAWAMATGAVLGVSIHFTNVLPDLEDDARTGVRGLPHRLGRVPSGLVAFGALALGAVVVAVGPVLADPAHAVTPLAVAGLVVTSGIAAWGAVRVVTRPPGRLLFQLIMAASLLLVAQIALNATRLT from the coding sequence GTGATCCGCCGGCTCCGGCTCCTCGCGCTCTCCTCGCACCCGGGGCCGACGGCCACCGTCACGGTGCTGGCGGCCGTGCTCGCCGTCGCGCTCGGCTACGGGGCCGGGCGCGTGGTCGCGGTGGCGCTGGCGGTGCTCCTCGGGCAGCTGTCCATCGGGCTCTCCAACGACTGGATCGACGCCGAGCGCGACCGCAGCGTAGCGAGGGCGGACAAGCCCGTCGCGCGCGGCGAGGTCACCGTCGGCCTGGTCCGGGTGGCCGCCCTCGTCACGGCGGCGGCATGCGGCGTGGCGTCGGCCGCGCTCGGACCGGCGTTCCTCCTCGCGCACGGCGTGCTCGTGGGCGCGGGCTGGGCGTACAACGCCGGGCTCAAGCGCACTGCCGTGAGCGTCCTCCCCTTCGTCGTGGCCTTCGGGATCCTGCCGACGGTGGTCGCCCTCGGCGGCGCGGATCCGGTGCCCGCGGCCGCGTGGGCGATGGCGACCGGCGCGGTGCTGGGCGTCTCCATCCACTTCACCAACGTGCTGCCCGACCTCGAGGACGACGCCCGCACCGGTGTGCGCGGCCTGCCGCACCGGCTCGGGCGCGTGCCGTCGGGCCTCGTCGCGTTCGGGGCGCTCGCGCTCGGGGCGGTCGTCGTCGCCGTCGGCCCGGTGCTCGCGGATCCGGCGCACGCGGTCACCCCGCTCGCGGTCGCCGGGCTCGTCGTCACATCGGGCATCGCCGCCTGGGGCGCCGTGCGCGTCGTCACGCGGCCGCCGGGACGTCTGCTGTTCCAGCTGATCATGGCGGCGTCGCTGCTGCTCGTGGCGCAGATCGCGCTGAACGCGACCCGCCTCACCTGA
- a CDS encoding GNAT family N-acetyltransferase, whose product MDCTFSRVDWDDVDATLLRAAQRAELDLRYGGDTEPGTKPTAADMAVFLVARDPDGRAVGCGGIRLLGDRGDGIPWAELKRMYVVPAARGTGVATALLRALEETARELGVVDLVLETGPEQPDAMRFYAREGWTEIPRFGAYADSEGSRCYGLTLA is encoded by the coding sequence ATGGACTGCACCTTCTCGCGGGTCGACTGGGACGACGTCGACGCGACCCTCCTCCGCGCCGCCCAGCGCGCCGAGCTCGACCTCCGCTACGGCGGCGACACGGAGCCCGGCACCAAGCCGACGGCCGCCGACATGGCTGTGTTCCTCGTGGCGCGCGATCCGGACGGGAGGGCCGTCGGCTGCGGCGGGATCCGCCTGCTCGGCGACCGTGGAGACGGGATCCCGTGGGCGGAGCTCAAGCGCATGTACGTGGTGCCCGCCGCGCGCGGGACGGGCGTCGCGACGGCGCTCCTGCGCGCCCTGGAGGAGACGGCCCGCGAGCTCGGCGTGGTCGACCTCGTTCTCGAGACAGGACCCGAGCAACCCGACGCGATGCGGTTCTACGCCCGCGAGGGCTGGACGGAGATCCCCCGCTTCGGCGCATACGCCGACTCCGAGGGCTCCCGCTGCTACGGGCTGACGCTCGCGTGA
- a CDS encoding FAD-dependent oxidoreductase has protein sequence MTRVDALVVGGGPVGIHLAALLAQAGLDVHVWEARPAPALLSRAIGIHAPSLDAFDRLGVADEMVAEAILVRTGIAMGPGGELGRVSFAGVSDSHPYVAALPQWRTEAILSARLAGLAPDALRRGVTLTGLDADPVDLPGGVVRATGRDADGAPVEVAASLVVGADGTRGRVRGLLGIGVDERPLPDRFLMGDAPDRTDGGDDAVITLHPDGVVESFPLPGGLRRFVVGLRAGEVDGDQATLLARAVRERTGHVVSAEELDPVSGFGVRRRLAHRMVAGRGVLIGDAAHEISPIGGQGMNLGWLDADALAPILVDAVRARRGVPDPVRLARWERDRLASARRAAVQSEINTALGRPVRGLTRLVRDAGLRAVLASPAAAGLASVYAMGRDAGARVR, from the coding sequence ATGACCCGCGTCGACGCGCTGGTCGTGGGCGGCGGACCCGTCGGGATACACCTCGCCGCGCTCCTCGCGCAGGCGGGCCTGGACGTGCACGTGTGGGAGGCGCGGCCGGCGCCCGCCCTGCTGTCGCGCGCGATCGGGATCCACGCGCCGTCGCTCGACGCGTTCGACCGGCTCGGCGTCGCGGACGAGATGGTCGCCGAGGCGATCCTCGTCCGGACGGGCATCGCGATGGGCCCAGGCGGGGAGCTCGGCCGCGTCTCGTTCGCGGGGGTCTCGGACTCGCACCCGTACGTCGCGGCGCTGCCGCAGTGGCGCACGGAGGCGATCCTCTCGGCCCGTCTGGCTGGCCTCGCACCTGACGCGCTCCGCCGCGGCGTGACGCTCACCGGGCTCGACGCGGATCCCGTCGACCTGCCGGGCGGCGTCGTCCGCGCGACCGGGCGGGACGCCGACGGCGCGCCCGTCGAGGTCGCCGCGTCCCTCGTCGTCGGCGCGGACGGGACGCGCGGCAGGGTCCGCGGGCTCCTCGGGATCGGCGTCGACGAGCGCCCCCTGCCCGACCGGTTCCTCATGGGCGATGCGCCCGACCGCACCGACGGCGGCGACGACGCCGTCATCACCCTGCACCCGGACGGCGTCGTCGAGTCCTTCCCGCTACCCGGCGGGCTGCGGCGCTTCGTCGTGGGTCTCCGCGCAGGGGAGGTCGACGGGGATCAGGCGACGCTCCTCGCCCGCGCGGTGCGGGAGCGCACCGGGCACGTCGTGTCGGCCGAGGAGCTGGATCCCGTGAGCGGCTTCGGCGTGCGCCGTCGCCTCGCGCACCGCATGGTCGCCGGGCGCGGCGTGCTGATCGGCGACGCGGCCCACGAGATCAGCCCCATCGGCGGGCAGGGGATGAACCTCGGCTGGCTCGACGCGGACGCCCTCGCGCCGATCCTCGTGGACGCGGTCCGGGCGCGCCGGGGCGTCCCGGATCCCGTGCGCCTCGCCCGCTGGGAGCGCGACCGGCTCGCGAGCGCGCGCCGCGCGGCCGTGCAGTCGGAGATCAACACGGCGCTCGGGCGTCCCGTTCGCGGGCTCACGCGACTGGTCCGCGACGCGGGGCTGCGCGCGGTGCTCGCCTCGCCCGCCGCAGCCGGGCTCGCCTCCGTCTACGCCATGGGACGGGACGCGGGCGCGCGGGTCAGGTGA
- a CDS encoding cytochrome ubiquinol oxidase subunit I, with protein sequence MNDLLDPLLLSRWQFGLTTVYHFLFVPLTIGMAFVCALYQTAWVRTGKQHYLRLTRFFGKIFLINFAMGTVTGIVQEFQFGMNWSEYSRFVGDVFGAPLALEGLLAFFLEASFIGVWIFGWDKLPKRLHLASIWVLSVASILSAYFILAANAFMQNPVGYRIDEARGRAELTDIWALLTNKVALAAFPHTIFAAFMCAAAVIISVAAWHLSRNQHLETMMPALRFGMWFMVVSGALTILSGDQLGLAMVQTQPMKMAAAEAHYDTSSGAAASFSLFTWGTPDGSSELFSIRIPYLLSFLSTHTLDGTVQGINDLQAQYVASYGPGDYTPTIWVTYWAFRWMMGFGMAAIGVAVAGLWFTRRGRRITKPWMWKVAIWAAPLPLLAMTVGWIFTEMGRQPWIVFSLLQTSSAVSPNVTGIQVLLSLVAFTVVYGSLAVVEFRLILKAAQKGPEAEREPDPVTGEVVREASVY encoded by the coding sequence GTGAACGACCTCCTCGACCCGCTCCTGCTCTCCCGCTGGCAGTTCGGCCTCACCACCGTCTACCACTTCCTCTTCGTGCCGCTCACGATCGGGATGGCGTTCGTCTGCGCGCTCTACCAGACGGCCTGGGTGCGCACGGGGAAGCAGCACTACCTGCGGCTCACGCGGTTCTTCGGGAAGATCTTCCTCATCAACTTCGCGATGGGCACCGTCACCGGCATCGTGCAGGAGTTCCAGTTCGGCATGAACTGGTCCGAGTACTCCCGCTTCGTGGGCGACGTGTTCGGCGCCCCGCTCGCGCTCGAGGGCCTGCTGGCGTTCTTCCTCGAGGCGTCCTTCATCGGCGTGTGGATCTTCGGCTGGGACAAGCTCCCGAAGAGGCTGCACCTCGCGTCCATCTGGGTGCTGTCGGTCGCGTCGATCCTGTCGGCGTACTTCATCCTCGCGGCCAACGCGTTCATGCAGAACCCGGTCGGGTACCGCATCGACGAGGCCCGGGGACGAGCCGAGCTCACCGACATCTGGGCGCTCCTCACCAACAAGGTCGCCCTCGCCGCGTTCCCGCACACGATCTTCGCGGCCTTCATGTGCGCGGCCGCCGTGATCATCTCGGTCGCCGCCTGGCACCTGTCCCGCAACCAGCACCTCGAGACGATGATGCCGGCGCTCAGGTTCGGCATGTGGTTCATGGTCGTCTCCGGCGCGCTCACCATCCTCTCCGGCGACCAGCTCGGCCTCGCGATGGTGCAGACGCAGCCGATGAAGATGGCCGCGGCCGAGGCGCACTACGACACGTCGTCCGGCGCCGCCGCGTCGTTCTCGCTCTTCACCTGGGGCACGCCCGACGGGTCGAGCGAGCTGTTCTCCATCCGGATCCCGTACCTGCTGTCGTTCCTCTCCACGCACACGCTCGACGGCACGGTCCAGGGCATCAACGACCTGCAGGCGCAGTACGTCGCGAGCTACGGCCCCGGCGACTACACGCCCACCATCTGGGTCACCTACTGGGCGTTCCGCTGGATGATGGGCTTCGGCATGGCGGCCATCGGCGTCGCGGTCGCGGGCCTCTGGTTCACGCGCCGGGGCCGCCGCATCACGAAGCCGTGGATGTGGAAGGTCGCCATCTGGGCCGCCCCGCTGCCGCTGCTCGCGATGACGGTCGGCTGGATCTTCACGGAGATGGGCCGCCAGCCGTGGATCGTGTTCAGCCTGCTGCAGACCTCGTCCGCGGTGTCGCCGAACGTCACGGGGATCCAGGTGCTCCTCTCGCTCGTCGCCTTCACGGTCGTCTACGGGTCGCTCGCCGTGGTCGAGTTCCGCCTGATCCTGAAGGCGGCCCAGAAGGGTCCGGAGGCCGAGCGGGAGCCGGATCCCGTCACGGGCGAGGTCGTGCGGGAAGCGAGCGTGTACTGA
- a CDS encoding ABC transporter permease yields MNWVIANIQTVLDLTVAHVALAAPPIVLGLLLSLPLGWLANRYTRVRGLLLTVGGLLYTIPSIALILVVPGLIGTSFLFAGNIVIALTVYAVALMVRITTDALASVPADVKQSATAMGYAGWARFWRVELPLAGPVLLAGLRVVSVSTVSMVTVGSLIGVQSLGTMILSGYKRSFYTEIFTGVVGILVIALAFDLILVLLGRALMPWSRSMSARGRRRSAAAASPIAVTGGLP; encoded by the coding sequence GTGAACTGGGTCATCGCCAACATCCAGACGGTGCTCGACCTGACCGTCGCGCACGTGGCGCTGGCCGCGCCGCCGATCGTCCTGGGGCTCCTCCTCTCCCTCCCGCTCGGCTGGCTCGCGAACCGCTACACCCGGGTCCGCGGCCTCCTCCTCACTGTGGGCGGGCTGCTGTACACGATCCCGTCCATCGCGCTGATCCTCGTGGTGCCGGGCCTCATAGGCACCTCGTTCCTCTTCGCCGGGAACATCGTCATCGCGCTGACCGTCTACGCCGTGGCGCTCATGGTCCGCATCACCACGGACGCGCTCGCCTCGGTCCCCGCGGACGTGAAGCAGTCGGCCACCGCCATGGGCTACGCCGGCTGGGCACGCTTCTGGCGCGTGGAGCTCCCGCTCGCCGGGCCCGTGCTTCTGGCGGGCCTCCGCGTCGTCTCCGTGAGCACGGTGAGCATGGTGACGGTCGGCTCGCTCATCGGCGTGCAGAGCCTCGGCACCATGATCCTCAGCGGGTACAAGAGGTCCTTCTACACGGAGATATTCACCGGCGTCGTCGGGATCCTCGTCATCGCCCTGGCGTTCGACCTGATCCTCGTGCTGCTCGGCCGCGCGCTCATGCCCTGGTCGCGCTCGATGTCCGCCCGGGGCCGGCGACGCAGCGCTGCTGCCGCATCCCCGATCGCCGTGACCGGAGGACTGCCGTGA
- a CDS encoding ABC transporter ATP-binding protein produces MIEFHHVRKQYPDGTLAIEDFSLVVPSQTTTVLVGSSGCGKTTLMRMINRMVEPTSGRIEIDGTDIATQDAVKLRRSIGYVMQNSGLLPHRKVVDNIATVPRLTGVDKRTAREGALKLMDTVGLDRSMADRYPSQLSGGQQQRVGVARGLAVDPNILLMDEPFGAVDPLVRDDLQQELIRLRTQLDKTVVFVTHDIDEAFLLGDQVVILEKGGRIAQQGTPQEILSNPANDFVRDFVGADKGKRALHVEDTGTGQVLVDRDGRLVGVLDDEGRAAVRSASAPTEAGAAHAPGAPAQGAGPA; encoded by the coding sequence ATGATCGAGTTCCACCACGTCCGCAAGCAGTACCCGGACGGCACGCTCGCGATCGAGGACTTCAGCCTCGTCGTCCCCTCGCAGACCACGACGGTCCTCGTCGGATCCTCGGGCTGCGGCAAGACGACGCTCATGCGCATGATCAACCGCATGGTCGAGCCCACCTCGGGCCGCATCGAGATCGACGGCACCGACATCGCCACCCAGGACGCCGTGAAGCTCCGCCGCAGCATCGGCTACGTGATGCAGAACTCCGGCCTCCTGCCGCACCGCAAGGTCGTCGACAACATCGCCACCGTGCCACGCCTCACCGGCGTCGACAAGCGGACCGCGCGCGAGGGCGCCCTGAAGCTCATGGACACCGTGGGCCTCGACCGCTCGATGGCCGATCGCTACCCGTCCCAGCTCTCCGGCGGCCAGCAGCAGCGCGTCGGCGTCGCCCGCGGCCTCGCGGTGGATCCGAACATCCTGCTCATGGACGAGCCGTTCGGCGCCGTCGACCCGCTCGTGCGCGACGACCTGCAGCAGGAGCTCATCCGCCTGCGCACCCAGCTCGACAAGACCGTCGTCTTCGTGACGCACGACATCGACGAGGCGTTCCTGCTCGGCGACCAGGTCGTGATCCTCGAGAAGGGCGGCCGCATCGCCCAGCAGGGCACGCCGCAGGAGATCCTCTCGAACCCGGCGAACGACTTCGTCCGCGACTTCGTGGGCGCCGACAAGGGCAAGCGCGCGCTGCACGTCGAGGACACCGGCACGGGACAGGTGCTCGTCGACCGCGACGGCCGGCTCGTGGGCGTGCTCGACGACGAGGGGCGCGCCGCCGTCCGCTCCGCATCCGCCCCGACCGAGGCGGGGGCCGCGCACGCCCCCGGTGCCCCGGCGCAGGGTGCGGGACCCGCGTGA
- a CDS encoding class I SAM-dependent methyltransferase, with product MDLSRRDLRLTELMDDPDCDPVALDRTYARFGIVNRAVAGWRGVYRSRIRPLLSAERGTTLLDIGSGGGDVPLALARWARRDGLRLRVTGIDPDPRAAAFAGARPRDPDVAFLPASSGDLVAAGRRFDLVTSNHVLHHLDDAAFDALLADSAALAPRAIHSDIARGRLAYALYGPASRLVARGSFVHVDGLRSIRRSWTPVELALRVPAGWRVEGAVPFRVLVVRDPSTGRADPVERPGR from the coding sequence ATGGACCTCTCCCGCCGCGACCTCCGGCTCACCGAGCTCATGGACGACCCGGACTGCGACCCCGTCGCGCTCGACCGCACCTACGCGCGGTTCGGCATCGTGAACCGCGCGGTCGCGGGCTGGCGCGGGGTCTACCGGTCGCGGATCCGCCCGCTGCTGTCCGCGGAGCGGGGGACGACGCTCCTCGACATCGGCTCGGGCGGCGGCGACGTCCCGCTCGCCCTCGCGCGGTGGGCTCGGCGCGACGGGCTGCGGCTGCGCGTCACGGGCATCGACCCGGATCCACGCGCCGCCGCCTTCGCGGGCGCCCGGCCCCGCGACCCGGACGTCGCGTTCCTCCCCGCGTCGAGCGGGGACCTCGTCGCCGCGGGCCGCCGCTTCGACCTCGTGACGAGCAACCACGTGCTCCACCACCTCGACGACGCCGCGTTCGACGCCCTCCTCGCCGACTCGGCCGCGCTCGCCCCGCGCGCGATCCACAGCGACATCGCGCGCGGGCGCCTGGCGTACGCCCTCTACGGGCCCGCGTCCCGGCTCGTCGCGCGCGGCTCGTTCGTGCACGTCGACGGGCTCCGGTCGATCCGCCGCAGCTGGACGCCCGTGGAGCTCGCCCTCCGGGTACCGGCCGGCTGGCGCGTCGAGGGCGCCGTGCCGTTCCGCGTGCTCGTCGTCCGCGACCCGTCCACGGGCCGCGCGGACCCCGTCGAGCGTCCGGGCCGATGA